In a single window of the Oryctolagus cuniculus chromosome 9, mOryCun1.1, whole genome shotgun sequence genome:
- the C3AR1 gene encoding C3a anaphylatoxin chemotactic receptor isoform X1 translates to MRKREARTSDIGCSRLAMESFSAETNSTELFSQPLDNPLMILSMVLLSLTFLLGLPGNGLVLWVAGLKMQRTVTTVWFLHLTVADFICCLSLPLSLAHLVLNGYWPYGWFLCKLIPSVVILNMFASVFLLTAISLDRCLVVFKPIWCQNHRTVKTALTICGCIWVMAFIMCIPVFVYRETFTSHGHEMCGYNFDLYSSLDYSDFPFDLDFLENGSFYNSIVQLPGDMDIGLDPSSIQTDEQLWTATMDLHSQTFQGPLRDSFPTRLSHQPPRDNLFKPTSVVPPTVPNGFPTEEHGTNPLDHSGAFLPTDLELLPSTSGHSLYASELSQDLQYDYLDQYKHVSQPLLVITFTRLVIGFLLPFVIMVTCYTFIACRMKQGRFAKSGSKTIRLAMVVVTVFFVCWAPYHMVGVLLLFFDSETPFGETLVAWDHLSIALASANSCFNPFLYALLGKDFRKKARQSLQGILEVAFNEELTHSTSYTRNKAFSERSTISTTV, encoded by the exons atgagaaagagagaagccaggacctctgacataggatgcag CAGATTAGCCATGGAATCTTTCTCCGCTGAGACCAATTCCACTGAATTATTCTCACAGCCTTTGGATAACCCCCTCATGATTCTCTCTATGGTCCTTCTCAGCCTCACTTTTTTATTAGGGCTGCCAGGAAATGGACTGGTGTTATGGGTGGCTGGCCTGAAGATGCAGCGGACGGTGACCACGGTTTGGTTTCTCCATCTCACAGTGGCAGACTTTATCTGTTGCCTCTCCTTGCCCCtctccctggctcacttggttctcAACGGATACTGGCCCTATGGCTGGTTCCTTTGCAAGCTCATCCCCTCCGTCGTTATCCTCAACATGTTTGCCAGCGTCTTCCTGCTCACAGCCATTAGCCTGGACCGCTGTCTCGTGGTCTTCAAGCCAATCTGGTGCCAGAATCATCGCACTGTCAAGACAGCCTTGACTATCTGTGGGTGCATCTGGGTGATGGCCTTTATAATGTGCATTCCTGTGTTTGTGTACCGGGAAACGTTCACCTCACATGGCCATGAAATGTGTGGCTACAATTTTGATCTCTACAGCTCACTAGATTATTCAGACTTCCCCTTTGATCTCGATTTCCTGGAAAACGGGTCTTTTTACAACTCCATTGTTCAGCTGCCAGGAGACATGGATATTGGGTTAGATCCTTCCTCTATCCAAACAGATGAGCAACTGTGGACAGCAACCATGGACCTCCATTCTCAAACATTTCAAGGACCTTTGAGAGACTCATTCCCCACAAGATTATCTCATCAACCTCCACGTGATAATTTATTCAAGCCTACCAGTGTCGTTCCACCTACAGTTCCCAATGGGTTTCCCACTGAAGAGCATGGAACTAACCCACTGGATCATTCTGGTGCTTTCCTGCCTACTGACTTAGAACTTCTTCCTAGTacttctggacattctttataTGCATCTGAACTATCGCAAGATCTCCAGTATGATTATTTAGATCAATATAAACATGTCAGTCAACCCCTGCTGGTAATAACCTTCACAAGGTTAGTGATCGGTTTCCTACTGCCCTTTGTCATCATGGTGACCTGTTATACTTTCATTGCCTGCAGAATGAAGCAGGGTCGCTTTGCTAAGTCAGGGAGCAAAACCATTCGCTTGGCCATGGTGGTGGTGACTGTGTTTTTTGTCTGCTGGGCTCCATATCACATGGTTGGAGTCctgttattgttttttgattcaGAAACTCCCTTTGGGGAAACACTGGTGGCCTGGGACCATCTATCCATTGCTTTAGCATCTGCCAATAGTTGCTTCAATCCCTTCCTTTATGCCCTCTTGGGGAAAGATTTCAGGAAGAAAGCAAGGCAGTCCTTGCAGGGCATTCTGGAGGTGGCCTTCAACGAGGAGCTCACACACTCCACCAGCTATACCCGAAACAAGGCCTTTTCAGAAAGGAGCACCATCAGCACAACTGTGTGA
- the C3AR1 gene encoding C3a anaphylatoxin chemotactic receptor isoform X2 — protein sequence MESFSAETNSTELFSQPLDNPLMILSMVLLSLTFLLGLPGNGLVLWVAGLKMQRTVTTVWFLHLTVADFICCLSLPLSLAHLVLNGYWPYGWFLCKLIPSVVILNMFASVFLLTAISLDRCLVVFKPIWCQNHRTVKTALTICGCIWVMAFIMCIPVFVYRETFTSHGHEMCGYNFDLYSSLDYSDFPFDLDFLENGSFYNSIVQLPGDMDIGLDPSSIQTDEQLWTATMDLHSQTFQGPLRDSFPTRLSHQPPRDNLFKPTSVVPPTVPNGFPTEEHGTNPLDHSGAFLPTDLELLPSTSGHSLYASELSQDLQYDYLDQYKHVSQPLLVITFTRLVIGFLLPFVIMVTCYTFIACRMKQGRFAKSGSKTIRLAMVVVTVFFVCWAPYHMVGVLLLFFDSETPFGETLVAWDHLSIALASANSCFNPFLYALLGKDFRKKARQSLQGILEVAFNEELTHSTSYTRNKAFSERSTISTTV from the coding sequence ATGGAATCTTTCTCCGCTGAGACCAATTCCACTGAATTATTCTCACAGCCTTTGGATAACCCCCTCATGATTCTCTCTATGGTCCTTCTCAGCCTCACTTTTTTATTAGGGCTGCCAGGAAATGGACTGGTGTTATGGGTGGCTGGCCTGAAGATGCAGCGGACGGTGACCACGGTTTGGTTTCTCCATCTCACAGTGGCAGACTTTATCTGTTGCCTCTCCTTGCCCCtctccctggctcacttggttctcAACGGATACTGGCCCTATGGCTGGTTCCTTTGCAAGCTCATCCCCTCCGTCGTTATCCTCAACATGTTTGCCAGCGTCTTCCTGCTCACAGCCATTAGCCTGGACCGCTGTCTCGTGGTCTTCAAGCCAATCTGGTGCCAGAATCATCGCACTGTCAAGACAGCCTTGACTATCTGTGGGTGCATCTGGGTGATGGCCTTTATAATGTGCATTCCTGTGTTTGTGTACCGGGAAACGTTCACCTCACATGGCCATGAAATGTGTGGCTACAATTTTGATCTCTACAGCTCACTAGATTATTCAGACTTCCCCTTTGATCTCGATTTCCTGGAAAACGGGTCTTTTTACAACTCCATTGTTCAGCTGCCAGGAGACATGGATATTGGGTTAGATCCTTCCTCTATCCAAACAGATGAGCAACTGTGGACAGCAACCATGGACCTCCATTCTCAAACATTTCAAGGACCTTTGAGAGACTCATTCCCCACAAGATTATCTCATCAACCTCCACGTGATAATTTATTCAAGCCTACCAGTGTCGTTCCACCTACAGTTCCCAATGGGTTTCCCACTGAAGAGCATGGAACTAACCCACTGGATCATTCTGGTGCTTTCCTGCCTACTGACTTAGAACTTCTTCCTAGTacttctggacattctttataTGCATCTGAACTATCGCAAGATCTCCAGTATGATTATTTAGATCAATATAAACATGTCAGTCAACCCCTGCTGGTAATAACCTTCACAAGGTTAGTGATCGGTTTCCTACTGCCCTTTGTCATCATGGTGACCTGTTATACTTTCATTGCCTGCAGAATGAAGCAGGGTCGCTTTGCTAAGTCAGGGAGCAAAACCATTCGCTTGGCCATGGTGGTGGTGACTGTGTTTTTTGTCTGCTGGGCTCCATATCACATGGTTGGAGTCctgttattgttttttgattcaGAAACTCCCTTTGGGGAAACACTGGTGGCCTGGGACCATCTATCCATTGCTTTAGCATCTGCCAATAGTTGCTTCAATCCCTTCCTTTATGCCCTCTTGGGGAAAGATTTCAGGAAGAAAGCAAGGCAGTCCTTGCAGGGCATTCTGGAGGTGGCCTTCAACGAGGAGCTCACACACTCCACCAGCTATACCCGAAACAAGGCCTTTTCAGAAAGGAGCACCATCAGCACAACTGTGTGA